Within the Gossypium raimondii isolate GPD5lz chromosome 12, ASM2569854v1, whole genome shotgun sequence genome, the region caccaaaaaaaaatcaattaatagattttacgattgtcatttgcattaaaactaaaattttgaatttaaaaaaaaaaagcgcCATTATAGATTATCCAATTAGTGAACAtagactaaatctataactttacaCATAATACAATATTAATGACATGGTTTTATCAAACAAACTTAACTGTTACCATTTGTtaggaataaaattttaaaatttgaaaagtacaggtactaaaattgatcaaattaatgtataagtactaaatctataatttataCAAAGTACAGGGTctaatagcagaatttgacAGGAACAAAAACTACCGAGCTTGGGCTACCTGGCCCTTCCGACTCGACCCGAAAACGCCGATTTCGCTggcattttaatttcaaatttcggtattagtaatagtaataataaaataaaatttctatccctatttttgttttctaattttaaattgcaGCTCAATTAGCCCAGCCCTAAGCCCTTAAAGGCTTGAAAACACTCTCAAACTTTACTCGCTTTTTCCTAGGCAAATCCTTCACCAGAACTGAGAACTAAATGGAGAAACCGGAAATCAACGGTCCTCTTTTCCGTTCGAGCTCAATAAGCAATGGCGGCACCATTAGGTCAGCAAGTCCCGTTCTTTCTCTTCAACCCAACTTCAGTAGCCAAGCCGTTCAGGTACTCTTCCCTAACTGTCTACTGCAAAAACCCTAGCGCCTTTACGTTTCTTTGGGTTTGacttcttaattttatttttgctgcTTTGTATTGTTGCTGTAATAAGGAAACTAAGCTCACATTTGCTTGCATAGAATCGGGCTTTACGAACCCCTTTTTGTGTGTGCAAATACTAGGGTTTTAGGTTCAATTAAGTGGatttattcttcaaaaaaaagttGGAAGTGAATATATAGCTGATTATGCAATgttagaataaattataaatttattatatagcTTGATAGTACTGTTTATTGGAGATTTTTAGTATGGgaaattatataagtttttaatttaaatttcaggAAGCTTTGGAACACTTGGCATCTATCGACCTTAGTGAGTTATTCAATGAGGCGAAAATTGAGTACTGTCGAGCAACTAGAGACTTAAGAAGCTGTAGTCGATATGTACAGTATGCGTTGAACTCATGTGGACATGCTTCTCTTTGTGCGGAATGTAGTCAACGCTGTGATCTTTGTCCAATTTGTAGAACCCCATTGATAAAAAGTGGTAACGGTAGACTTCGTCTTCGCCTTTTTGATGAATGCATAGATGCTGGCCTCATCTCTAGAAGATGTGATGAGAGGTTTCAAGATAAAGAAGATAGAGATAATCAACTCACTGCTGATGTTCAACGACTTTATTCGTTTTTTGATGTAGCCTTGGAGAATAACTTGGTTTCGTTGGTCTGTCATTGTATCCTTttgctattttaatttttgggcacCTTTTAGCCTTGTAGGGATTTgctcatatttttataacatatccTGAATACAGCTGCCTTGGTTGTGCTTTAGAAAATCATGCTTCCTTTAACAGAAAACAACAGATGTTACAGATGTATGTATGGATGAAACTGCTGTTTCCAGTGATGTTGTCACTGCTTTGTTGCTGGATGAGAAGGTTGTTAAGGATTGGGTCAAGCGGACATTTAAAAACATGGCAACAGAACTTCAGCGTATATGTATccttgaaaatttatgaaatgctTTGAGAACTACGCTATTTTAGTAATTTGTATATACAATGCTTGTTGGGTGTTCCGTAACTGTTTTTATCAGATTATCTTGAGATAGAAGAGATGAAAAATCGGTTGGGTTTGCTTCTAAAATTTTCTGTACGTCTGACCAGTTTATCCAGTGTACTTGAAGTTTTGGAGTCTTCTTTCAAGGGCCGTCTTTCAGCACAGCTTCATGACTTGCACCACCTTCAAGAGAGTATATTGAAGACAAAGCAGGTTTGATTCTGTTAAGCGAATGGTTCATCATATTTTAGCATAATTTAAGAGCAATGTGATTTTAGCAAAGTCTCAGAACCTGCAATCATGAAAAGCAGCTGAGTAAAGAGTAATAGCAGTTTGAGTTCAGAATTTGTGAGAAATTAATGGCTGTCATTTGATCATTGCTCTTATTTGAACTTCTTATGACAATGTTGCTATGTCCACCTTTTGTCTTTTAGTACTGTACATTATTGTATCATTAATTTCATTGAAGACTCATTTTGACATTTCACCGggcaaaataaacaaaatatagaattttaacGTCATGCAATAATCATCATTTTCcacaatatttgttttaattttcagcATCTTGAGATCACAATATGGTGTATAAGGCACCACTTCTTGGAACAAGTGAGGTCTCGTCATGCTGATTTCACATCCTGGCGTAATCATGTCCGTGAAAGGAAATCAGCTTCAATCGTGCGGGCGTGGCCTCCTCCTGATGTGTTAGATCTCTCAACCAACTCCACTGGACAGGAAGCTTCTCTTTTCATTGAGGATGCACTAGAAAATCTTGACATATACGAGAAGATAGGAGAAGAGTCAGATTTTGCATTTTTGCAGAAGAATGGCGCCTTGTCCTTTCTTCAGTCTAAAATAGGTGGAATTACAGGATATTATCCTTTTGAAAGTCTTCGAGCTGCTGTGGATATCCTCTTTCTACGTGGTGGTTCTGATTTGGTGGTTGCCAAGCAAGCGATTGTATCCTTCTCTTTCTAACTTGATTTTCCTTAAAGGTTTTTCTGTTGATTggacttttttttcttttttttattgggCACACTCCTTTAGGTTTTCTTAACTGAGATGTAGTTTGTGTATTACCTGTTTGATCGGCATTGGAGTAGGCCGAAGGAAGAATGGAGGGACATTGTTGATGACTTTGCAGCCTCCTTTGGCATCAACAGGCATTCCTTACTTGAGTCATTCATTTTCTGTCTTCTGGATGACCACTCAGATGAAGCTTTACTGGTAATTTCTGTATCTGTTCTTATAAAAGTTTGTTTAGGTTTAAGTTCCCACACTTGCTGTGTGCGGATTTcagattaattttataaatgtttccTAGGATGTTTGACCGTTAACTTCTCTGCCACTCACTACCTCATTAAATGGAGTAGTGTGATGATTACTATTGCTATTAAATTATGCTGTGGTTTTAGATTGGTAGGAGTATCCAGCTTGCTTAAGAAAGTTTTGTTGAAGCATATTGCTAAACGAATTATAATTCTAACATGCATGCCTAAGTTTTGATGGAAATTGTACCTGTACACATAAGACTTGTATATTGCAAAATGTTCTTACTTGCTATGCAGTGGATTTTACTGTCCATGTTAGGTTCTATTTTCACCCAGAATAAAGggttgtttctttttttaattgtgAGTGCTAACttctaatatattaatatctgaGTGAACTAATATAGTTCCTCTTAACTCCTCTTTGCTAAACCCAAAAGAAATGTTTGGAGTTTAAAGTACCCAAATGAATTATTTACCATATCATCGTTGTCCGTTTCTTGTGTGGAACCACCATACTTGTTTAATTTCGGGATGACAGTGAAGAACTATTGTCTGCCCTTCCAGGTTTGCTACTCACTTCTAATATAGTTCtgcattttgattattttttacaatCATATTTCTCAGGAATCTTGTCAACTTCTCCCTGAGATCTCTGGCCCAGAAACTCATCCAAAGATTGCACAAGTTCTGTTAGAAAGGCAGAATCCTAAGGCAGCGCAAATGGTGATACGCTGGTCTGGTCGTGATGGCGGATCACAGTTGGTTTCACTTAGTGAGGCTGTTACTATTGTTCGGGTGAAAGTGGAGTGTGGGCTTTTGACAGAAGCATTTACATATCAGCGAATGCTCTGTGCAAAAGTCCGGGAAAAGAAGTTCAAGTATGAACGCAGTGGTGATGCATTTGATGACTTGAAAGGTCAAAGCAGGTCCTGGATGGACTGGTTAGAAGCATTGGTCACCgaattttgttgtttatgtATTAGGAGGAATATGGTTGATCGAATAATTGAGTTACCATGGAATGGTGAGGAGGAGAAATATATACACAAATGCCTGTTAGATTGTGCCAGTGATGACCCGACAACTAGTATTGGAAGTCTCCTTGTTGTATTCTATCTTCAGGTAATGTACGGAATTACGGAGGATCAA harbors:
- the LOC105765085 gene encoding E3 ubiquitin-protein ligase HOS1 yields the protein MEKPEINGPLFRSSSISNGGTIRSASPVLSLQPNFSSQAVQEALEHLASIDLSELFNEAKIEYCRATRDLRSCSRYVQYALNSCGHASLCAECSQRCDLCPICRTPLIKSGNGRLRLRLFDECIDAGLISRRCDERFQDKEDRDNQLTADVQRLYSFFDVALENNLVSLVCHYVTDVCMDETAVSSDVVTALLLDEKVVKDWVKRTFKNMATELQRIYYLEIEEMKNRLGLLLKFSVRLTSLSSVLEVLESSFKGRLSAQLHDLHHLQESILKTKQHLEITIWCIRHHFLEQVRSRHADFTSWRNHVRERKSASIVRAWPPPDVLDLSTNSTGQEASLFIEDALENLDIYEKIGEESDFAFLQKNGALSFLQSKIGGITGYYPFESLRAAVDILFLRGGSDLVVAKQAIFVYYLFDRHWSRPKEEWRDIVDDFAASFGINRHSLLESFIFCLLDDHSDEALLESCQLLPEISGPETHPKIAQVLLERQNPKAAQMVIRWSGRDGGSQLVSLSEAVTIVRVKVECGLLTEAFTYQRMLCAKVREKKFKYERSGDAFDDLKGQSRSWMDWLEALVTEFCCLCIRRNMVDRIIELPWNGEEEKYIHKCLLDCASDDPTTSIGSLLVVFYLQRYRYVEAYQVNVKLWSLEEDFISTHSGNEEFLEALSRMESHRQRRKKLVDKGIELLPEVLQQQVKTGTLPDIVVASGQEDEMPTRSGSPKSASLLVPSSSDSVVLRPDHMVTPLRPPVSEIPRILDGYVNNSRVEAGNHGSTSILQGRLFADAGVSNVEIGKNFNFDNISGPGIHRVNPTYATPLKGINQSSSRELSNRHLRQKQSDKIISEGEQNGFVSQVHSPSPPYSRRVTANPASTPSSNFGLFKGAANNLSSNISGKRGQSDRDDGGWNVPPTEDVMDVSWSHRERSFEDRNAHVGLRWRSDETSDDEEQCPDRTMEVGATPVRGHRRRRFTRR